The DNA segment CGAAAAATATGTAATACCCTCCTCTATAACCGTAATGGTTCTTCAGCTTTAATGTCTTTTCGGATTTCTTAGAGGAGCAACGTATTTTTGAAGCGGTCTCCGCACAAGGAGCAGAGAGTCCTTGACCCGTTTTCTAGGGAGGTAAGAGGCAGCCATGCGGTCATATCAAAATCGTCATTAAATCCTCCACGAGGCCTTCGCATAGTCCGGCTTGAGCCTGGTAATGACGGCTCCCGCCAGCGCCATAGTGTAATATGTGAGCATAATGCCCATCGCGATCGGGGCCTGCCAAAAGGGCAGATTAACTTTTTTCCCGTTAATAATGATTTTGATGCAGCTTGAAATAATTTTCTTTACGTAGAAGTCCGTTAAAAATACTACGAGCATATTATTATTATCGTACAACAAAGTGTCGCGGCCCTGAGCGAGCGCCCTTATAAAGAAATGATTGATTCCGTTCGGGGCCGGATGCGAGACCTGCGCGGCGGTATTAATCCATATCGGTATCCCTTCGCGCTCCAGTTGTTTCGAGAGCATGACGCACGACTTCCGTGTCACGCCCTCCGGCAGCTCGGGGAAAGGATGTGTGATTATCATCTCTTTCCTGAACGCGACGTTGTTTGCATGGAACAGGTTACTCCTTACGAGGCCGTGGTTTTCCTGGACGCGAAGTTTATAAAACCAGGAGAGGGCGAAAGCCTTTGAGTATAAGCTATAGAAGTCTACGTACGTATTCCCTCCGACCAGTTTAATTAGTTCATATTCATATAAAGGTTTGATTATGTTCGCCAGCCAACCGTCGTCGGGTATTACGTCGCTGTCGAGAAGGACGACTATATCGCCCCCGGCGAGCCTGACGCCCTCGTTCTTTAAGTCATAATAGTGCTTGCCGCACGCCTCTTCGACCCTTAGTGAAAACGAAGAGTTATTCGCGTCGGGTTCGAGCCGCCCGAGCACTTCATTTTCCAGCAGGGACCTCTCTATCTGCTCGGGATTAAATAAAACTATGACTTCGACCTTCCTCCCCAGG comes from the Thermodesulfobacteriota bacterium genome and includes:
- a CDS encoding glycosyltransferase, with translation MKTEVSIVIEWENVILADMGRSINMLEQLRKQIPALGRKVEVIVLFNPEQIERSLLENEVLGRLEPDANNSSFSLRVEEACGKHYYDLKNEGVRLAGGDIVVLLDSDVIPDDGWLANIIKPLYEYELIKLVGGNTYVDFYSLYSKAFALSWFYKLRVQENHGLVRSNLFHANNVAFRKEMIITHPFPELPEGVTRKSCVMLSKQLEREGIPIWINTAAQVSHPAPNGINHFFIRALAQGRDTLLYDNNNMLVVFLTDFYVKKIISSCIKIIINGKKVNLPFWQAPIAMGIMLTYYTMALAGAVITRLKPDYAKASWRI